In one window of Thermus oshimai DSM 12092 DNA:
- a CDS encoding COG2426 family protein, with protein MKALYVLAVAALPLVELRGAIPLGVALGFSLWEAFFLALLGNLLVAPLALFLLPYAVGVVVRVPALARLWEALEARVRLKGEEQVQRLGAFGLFLFVAVPLPGTGAWSGAVLAVVLGLRRRYALLAISLGVVAAGVLVLLLTGGAVAGLNYLR; from the coding sequence ATGAAGGCCCTTTACGTCCTGGCGGTGGCCGCCCTGCCCCTGGTGGAGCTCAGGGGGGCCATCCCCTTGGGGGTGGCCTTGGGGTTTAGCCTGTGGGAGGCCTTTTTCCTGGCCCTCCTCGGCAACCTCCTGGTGGCCCCCTTGGCCCTCTTCCTCCTGCCCTACGCGGTGGGGGTTGTGGTCCGCGTGCCCGCCCTGGCCCGGCTTTGGGAGGCCCTGGAGGCCCGGGTGCGCCTGAAGGGGGAGGAGCAGGTCCAGCGGCTCGGGGCTTTCGGCCTCTTCCTCTTCGTGGCTGTGCCCCTGCCCGGCACCGGGGCCTGGAGCGGGGCGGTGCTGGCGGTGGTCCTGGGGCTTAGGCGCCGGTATGCCCTCCTCGCCATCTCCCTGGGGGTGGTGGCCGCGGGGGTCTTGGTCCTCCTCCTTACCGGGGGGGCGGTGGCCGGGCTAAACTACCTGCGATGA
- a CDS encoding DUF503 domain-containing protein, which translates to MKAYLGLYTARLETPARSLKEKRALVKPALERLRARFPVSAARLYGLDAWGYEVVGLSVLGNDPAWVEATLREAARFLAQNGAFQVALEEFRLEAFELDGLL; encoded by the coding sequence GTGAAGGCGTACCTCGGCCTCTACACCGCCCGGCTGGAAACCCCCGCCCGGAGCCTCAAGGAGAAGCGGGCCCTGGTGAAGCCGGCCCTGGAAAGGCTTAGGGCCCGCTTTCCCGTTTCCGCCGCCAGGCTTTACGGCCTGGACGCCTGGGGGTACGAGGTGGTGGGCCTGAGCGTCTTGGGGAACGACCCCGCCTGGGTGGAGGCCACCTTAAGGGAGGCCGCCCGGTTTTTGGCCCAAAACGGGGCCTTCCAGGTGGCCCTGGAGGAGTTCCGCCTCGAGGCCTTTGAGCTGGATGGCCTTCTTTAA
- a CDS encoding thiolase family protein codes for MKDAYIVAVARTPIGRFGGSLKDLSPVDLAAHAMGAALERAGVEGKALDLYVFGQVLRAGHGQLPVRQAALKAGIPKEVDGYQVDMVCASGMMAVLNGVQFIRTGEAHLVLAGGMESMSQAGFYLSHRARWGYKFLLGAPEGLQDILLRDGLSDPFSGEAMGEQAERLAQAYGVTRQEVDEAAFLSQKRAAEATEAGILAWEIAPLEVPGKGGPVVVDKDEGIRPETTLESLSALRPAFRKDGILTAGNSSQISDGAAALLLASEEAVKAHGLRPLARVLGGAWAAGEPWRFPEAPIPAAKRLLDRLGMAVSDFGLFENNEAFALNNVLFHRLLGVPYERLNVFGGAVALGHPIGASGARILVTLLNALRVKGEARGLAAICHGTGGSAALALERV; via the coding sequence ATGAAAGACGCGTACATCGTGGCGGTGGCCCGCACGCCCATCGGCCGGTTTGGCGGAAGCCTCAAGGACCTAAGCCCCGTGGACCTGGCGGCCCACGCCATGGGGGCGGCCTTGGAGCGGGCGGGGGTGGAGGGGAAAGCGCTGGACCTCTACGTGTTCGGCCAGGTCCTAAGGGCCGGGCACGGACAGCTTCCCGTGCGCCAGGCGGCCCTAAAGGCGGGCATCCCCAAGGAGGTGGACGGCTACCAGGTGGACATGGTCTGCGCCTCGGGGATGATGGCGGTCCTCAACGGGGTGCAGTTCATCCGCACCGGGGAGGCCCACCTGGTTCTGGCGGGGGGGATGGAGTCCATGAGCCAGGCGGGCTTCTACCTCTCCCACCGCGCCCGCTGGGGGTACAAGTTCCTCCTGGGGGCTCCGGAGGGGCTCCAGGACATCCTCCTCCGGGACGGCCTTTCCGACCCCTTTAGCGGGGAGGCCATGGGGGAGCAGGCGGAAAGGCTGGCCCAGGCCTACGGCGTGACCCGGCAGGAGGTGGACGAGGCGGCCTTCCTCTCGCAGAAGCGGGCGGCGGAGGCCACGGAAGCGGGGATCCTCGCCTGGGAGATCGCCCCCCTCGAGGTCCCCGGCAAAGGGGGCCCTGTGGTGGTGGACAAGGACGAGGGCATCCGCCCCGAAACCACCCTGGAAAGCCTTTCCGCCTTGAGGCCCGCCTTCCGCAAGGACGGGATCCTCACCGCGGGGAACAGCAGCCAGATCTCCGACGGGGCCGCGGCCCTCCTTCTCGCCTCGGAGGAGGCGGTGAAGGCCCACGGCCTCAGGCCCCTGGCCCGGGTCCTCGGGGGGGCCTGGGCCGCGGGGGAGCCCTGGCGCTTCCCCGAGGCCCCCATCCCCGCGGCCAAGCGGCTTCTGGATAGGCTCGGGATGGCCGTCTCCGACTTCGGCCTCTTTGAGAACAACGAGGCCTTCGCCCTGAACAACGTCCTCTTCCACCGCCTCCTGGGGGTGCCCTACGAGCGGCTCAACGTCTTCGGGGGGGCGGTGGCCCTGGGCCACCCCATCGGGGCCAGCGGGGCCCGGATCCTCGTCACCCTCCTGAACGCCCTCAGGGTGAAGGGGGAGGCGCGGGGCCTGGCCGCCATCTGCCACGGCACCGGGGGTTCGGCCGCCTTGGCCCTGGAGCGGGTTTAA
- the mqnB gene encoding futalosine hydrolase: protein MWLLLAPTRLEAPFLKGEPFPFLGRMGLKGKGFVFLETGVGKVNAALALAHWASRHPVERALLFGVAGAYPEAGLGLGEAALVAEEVEADLGLEEGLEPLGFPAMAVEGEPLYNRFPLDPALTEALAALLGLPLRVGLTQDRPSESLEEAKRRAARWNAHLENMEGAAFARACLALGVPGAELRAVSNPAGVRDRGAWRLGEAVSALREAVLALL, encoded by the coding sequence GTGTGGCTCCTCCTCGCCCCCACCCGCCTCGAGGCCCCCTTCCTTAAAGGGGAGCCCTTCCCCTTTCTGGGCCGGATGGGGCTCAAGGGGAAGGGCTTCGTCTTCCTGGAAACGGGGGTGGGGAAGGTGAACGCCGCCCTGGCCCTCGCGCACTGGGCCTCGAGGCACCCCGTGGAAAGGGCCCTCCTCTTCGGGGTGGCGGGGGCCTACCCGGAGGCCGGCCTTGGCCTGGGGGAGGCCGCCTTGGTGGCGGAGGAGGTGGAGGCCGACCTGGGTTTGGAGGAGGGCCTTGAGCCCTTGGGCTTCCCGGCCATGGCGGTGGAGGGGGAGCCCCTTTACAACCGCTTTCCCCTGGACCCTGCCCTTACGGAAGCCCTGGCCGCCCTTTTGGGCCTTCCCTTACGGGTGGGCCTCACCCAAGACCGCCCTTCGGAAAGCCTGGAAGAGGCGAAGAGGCGGGCTGCCCGCTGGAACGCCCACCTGGAGAACATGGAGGGGGCGGCCTTCGCCCGGGCCTGCCTAGCTTTAGGGGTGCCGGGGGCGGAGCTCCGGGCGGTCTCCAACCCCGCGGGGGTGCGGGACCGGGGGGCCTGGCGGCTTGGGGAGGCGGTTTCCGCCCTAAGGGAAGCGGTCTTAGCCCTCCTCTGA
- a CDS encoding BamA/OMP85 family outer membrane protein, translated as MKRFLTLALFGLLALAAPLEEVAVEGADPVLQALARAALPFGVGDEPGDLEAARRAILATGYFKAVEVRLEGRVLRVRLVPNPPLKAVRVEAKAFPEAGLLRFLEENFALGPGATYNPLRAEEAAKGLAQAYRQAGFPFTPKVALEAKEEADGVSLAFRVEEGPEVKAVRLEGVSLLPEGELLRLLEPLKGPFDFARYQEALRAMAERYERAGYRFSGPDPAGSTLEEGTLRVAVRELKVARLEGEGLDLSAFPLKPGDYLNYEKLLEGVQALSRALSRVVEFALLPEGEGVAVRLQVGPEGGRIAGVELTGVTAFPQETVFALLRLKPGEVYTPTLAQEDARRVAAFYREKGLEVADVRPGFREGVYRLEVVELKVGGYRLEWAGEHRTQDEVILRELPKPGSLFSVPALRQALARLMATGLLAEPPRVGLAPGESPEQVTVVLGLKEARTGLFQPAIGWSSLEGWSGSLSFKETNLFGLAHQISLDLAFLQNDARDNFSLSAGYTVPWLYLDFADLKEVRTSVSLSAFSNPIGNNKLLQGSTDTGWEYTERRTGFGVSLSRPFSKELENLRLSTGLSLRRSSYALEVYDPNAPCDPSVTDTTSPKYCDGTGYKDVNLAQGLLPTPGWTLRLDLGGAYVDVDNPRFRTQGYEAGLSTGLGLSLPDTGGRSFFVPLVATAKTYLPLDEARRQALAFKVSLGTLLGYPPEGERFYLSGGGGEAFLLRGYEDRKYGGLSFATGNVEYRYDFNLSPQGGTNLYGILFADLGLADNTGGAKWGVGLGFQLDLDVFGALLPSLRLDYAFSPEKPTGILHFRIGPMF; from the coding sequence ATGAAGCGTTTTCTGACCTTAGCCCTCTTCGGCCTTCTGGCCCTGGCCGCCCCCTTGGAGGAGGTGGCGGTGGAGGGGGCCGACCCCGTGCTCCAGGCCCTGGCCCGGGCCGCCCTCCCCTTTGGGGTGGGGGACGAGCCCGGGGATCTGGAGGCGGCCCGGAGGGCCATCCTGGCCACGGGCTACTTCAAAGCGGTGGAGGTCCGGCTGGAAGGGCGGGTCCTGCGGGTGCGCCTCGTCCCCAACCCCCCCCTAAAGGCGGTGCGGGTGGAGGCCAAGGCCTTCCCCGAGGCGGGCCTCCTCCGCTTCCTGGAGGAGAACTTCGCCCTGGGCCCCGGGGCCACCTACAACCCCCTAAGGGCGGAGGAGGCCGCCAAAGGCCTGGCCCAGGCCTACCGCCAGGCGGGCTTCCCCTTCACCCCCAAGGTGGCCCTGGAGGCCAAGGAGGAGGCGGACGGGGTGAGCCTGGCCTTCCGGGTGGAGGAGGGCCCGGAGGTGAAGGCGGTGCGCCTGGAAGGGGTCTCCCTCCTGCCCGAAGGGGAGCTCCTCCGGCTCCTGGAACCCCTCAAGGGCCCCTTTGACTTCGCCCGCTACCAGGAGGCGCTAAGGGCCATGGCCGAGCGCTACGAGCGGGCGGGCTACCGCTTTAGCGGCCCTGACCCCGCAGGGAGCACCCTGGAGGAGGGAACCCTGCGGGTGGCCGTGCGGGAGCTCAAGGTGGCGCGGCTGGAAGGGGAGGGCCTGGACCTCAGCGCCTTTCCCCTAAAGCCGGGGGACTACCTGAACTACGAGAAGCTCCTGGAAGGGGTCCAGGCCCTCTCCCGGGCCCTTTCCCGGGTGGTGGAGTTCGCCCTCCTCCCGGAAGGGGAGGGGGTGGCCGTCCGCCTCCAGGTGGGCCCCGAAGGGGGGCGGATCGCCGGGGTGGAGCTTACGGGGGTGACGGCTTTCCCCCAAGAGACCGTCTTTGCCCTCCTCCGGCTGAAGCCGGGGGAGGTCTACACCCCCACCCTGGCCCAGGAGGACGCCCGCCGGGTGGCCGCCTTCTACCGGGAAAAGGGCCTCGAGGTGGCGGACGTGCGCCCCGGCTTCCGGGAAGGGGTGTACCGCCTCGAGGTGGTGGAGCTCAAGGTGGGGGGGTACCGGCTGGAGTGGGCGGGCGAACACCGCACCCAGGACGAGGTCATCCTCAGGGAGCTCCCCAAGCCGGGAAGCCTCTTCAGCGTTCCCGCCCTGCGCCAGGCCCTGGCCCGGCTCATGGCCACGGGGCTTTTGGCGGAGCCCCCGAGGGTGGGCCTGGCCCCCGGGGAGAGCCCGGAGCAGGTCACGGTGGTCTTGGGGCTTAAGGAGGCCCGCACCGGGCTTTTCCAGCCGGCCATCGGTTGGAGCTCTTTGGAGGGCTGGTCAGGGAGCCTCTCCTTCAAGGAAACCAACCTCTTCGGCCTGGCCCACCAGATTTCCCTGGACCTGGCCTTCCTGCAAAACGACGCCCGGGACAACTTCTCCTTGAGCGCGGGCTACACCGTGCCCTGGCTCTACCTGGACTTCGCCGACCTCAAAGAGGTGCGCACCAGCGTCTCCCTAAGCGCCTTTTCCAACCCCATCGGGAACAACAAGCTCCTCCAGGGCTCCACGGACACCGGCTGGGAGTACACGGAAAGGCGCACGGGGTTTGGGGTAAGCCTAAGCCGCCCCTTCTCCAAGGAGCTGGAAAACCTCCGCCTCTCCACGGGGCTAAGCCTCCGCCGCTCCTCCTACGCCCTCGAGGTCTACGACCCCAACGCCCCCTGCGACCCCAGCGTCACGGACACCACGAGCCCCAAGTACTGCGACGGGACGGGGTATAAGGACGTGAACCTGGCCCAAGGCCTCCTCCCCACCCCGGGCTGGACCCTGAGGCTGGACTTGGGCGGGGCGTACGTGGACGTGGACAACCCCCGCTTCCGCACCCAGGGGTACGAGGCGGGGCTTTCCACGGGCCTCGGCCTTTCCCTGCCGGACACGGGGGGGCGGAGCTTCTTCGTGCCCCTGGTGGCCACGGCCAAGACCTACCTCCCCCTGGACGAAGCCCGGCGGCAGGCCCTGGCCTTCAAGGTCTCCCTCGGCACCCTCCTCGGCTACCCCCCGGAAGGGGAGCGGTTCTACCTCTCGGGGGGCGGGGGGGAGGCCTTCCTCCTAAGGGGCTACGAGGACCGGAAGTACGGGGGGCTTTCCTTCGCCACGGGGAACGTGGAGTACCGGTACGACTTCAACCTCTCCCCCCAAGGGGGGACGAACCTCTACGGCATCCTCTTCGCCGACCTGGGCCTCGCCGACAACACCGGGGGGGCCAAGTGGGGGGTGGGGCTTGGCTTCCAGCTGGACCTGGACGTCTTCGGGGCCCTCCTCCCCTCCCTGAGGCTGGACTACGCCTTCAGCCCGGAGAAGCCCACCGGCATCCTCCACTTCCGCATCGGGCCCATGTTCTAA
- a CDS encoding glycerol-3-phosphate acyltransferase yields the protein MTAFLLPLAYLVGALPLGYWLAHRRGVELRTASPYTLGLENALKRLGFGLLLLTFLLDFLKGYLPLLLPRALGVGLEGALALGVAVYLGHLYPLFFRDPWPLRAKGAGVLLGVLAGLPLSPELGLIPVALGLALYALTGYASLGSLGLPLGLFLVLLFGPFSPLARGLGGALFLLALWRYKENLGRILEGTEPKLGSPLPLPSERQAVCAFLIHPLTVEDFWQSPRFRWLRPLVRWGLLRPEWMERLAERFRPMKVGEVRGVKTADGREILCHLISAPLLPHQIKGKPELAVKRAIQGARLARELGATVVGLGAFWSVVGEKGKRVQEAVPDIQVTNGGAYTAGTVKAAIPAILAHFAQGGRDLKGTVAAVVGANGVVAFGIARQIAPYVGKLILVGRDLERLQRAAEALRKNLERKGEAPEMVATTEVGAIKEADLVFTATSDPNPVIFPEHVKPGAWIYDEGVPPDVHPRVREVPGVRVIPGGVVRLPGAARATLDLHFGAPDQVPACLAETMILAAEGAFERKSLGGEVLSENIQFFVERAEALGFRVVE from the coding sequence ATGACGGCCTTCCTCCTCCCCTTGGCCTATCTGGTGGGGGCCCTTCCCCTGGGGTACTGGCTGGCCCATAGGCGCGGGGTGGAGCTGCGCACAGCAAGCCCCTACACCCTGGGGCTGGAAAACGCCCTGAAGCGCTTGGGCTTTGGCCTCCTTCTCCTCACCTTCCTCCTGGACTTCCTGAAGGGGTACCTGCCCCTCCTCCTCCCCCGGGCCTTGGGGGTGGGCCTCGAGGGGGCCTTGGCCCTCGGGGTGGCGGTCTATCTGGGCCACCTCTACCCCCTCTTCTTCCGCGACCCCTGGCCGCTTAGGGCCAAGGGGGCCGGGGTCCTCCTGGGGGTTCTTGCCGGCCTACCCCTAAGCCCGGAGCTTGGCCTCATCCCCGTGGCCCTGGGCCTCGCTCTCTACGCCCTCACGGGCTACGCCTCCTTGGGGAGCCTAGGCCTCCCCTTGGGGCTTTTCCTGGTCCTCCTCTTCGGGCCCTTTTCCCCTCTCGCCCGGGGCTTGGGCGGGGCCCTTTTCCTCCTCGCCCTTTGGCGCTACAAGGAGAACCTGGGGCGGATCCTGGAGGGCACGGAGCCCAAGCTCGGCTCCCCCCTTCCCCTCCCCTCCGAGCGGCAGGCGGTCTGCGCCTTCCTCATCCACCCCCTCACGGTGGAGGACTTTTGGCAAAGCCCCCGCTTCCGCTGGCTCCGCCCCCTGGTCCGGTGGGGCCTCCTTAGGCCTGAGTGGATGGAGCGCCTGGCGGAGCGCTTCCGGCCCATGAAGGTGGGGGAGGTGCGGGGGGTAAAGACGGCGGACGGGCGGGAGATCCTCTGCCACCTCATCTCCGCCCCCCTCCTGCCCCACCAGATCAAGGGGAAGCCCGAGCTGGCGGTGAAGCGGGCCATCCAGGGGGCGCGGCTCGCCAGGGAGCTTGGGGCCACGGTGGTGGGCCTCGGGGCCTTCTGGAGCGTGGTGGGGGAGAAGGGGAAAAGGGTGCAGGAGGCGGTGCCGGACATCCAGGTCACCAACGGGGGGGCCTACACCGCGGGCACGGTGAAGGCCGCCATCCCCGCCATCCTGGCCCACTTTGCCCAAGGGGGGCGGGACCTCAAGGGGACGGTGGCCGCGGTGGTGGGGGCGAATGGGGTGGTGGCCTTCGGCATCGCCCGGCAGATCGCCCCCTACGTGGGGAAGCTCATCCTGGTGGGAAGGGACTTGGAGAGGCTTCAGCGGGCGGCGGAGGCCTTGAGGAAGAACCTGGAGCGCAAGGGGGAAGCCCCGGAGATGGTGGCCACCACGGAGGTCGGGGCCATCAAGGAGGCCGACCTGGTCTTCACCGCCACCAGCGACCCGAACCCCGTGATCTTCCCCGAGCACGTGAAGCCCGGGGCCTGGATCTACGACGAGGGCGTGCCCCCCGACGTCCACCCGAGGGTTAGGGAGGTTCCCGGGGTGCGGGTCATCCCCGGGGGGGTGGTGCGCCTGCCTGGGGCGGCCCGGGCCACCTTGGACCTCCACTTCGGGGCCCCCGACCAGGTCCCCGCCTGCCTGGCGGAGACCATGATCCTGGCGGCGGAAGGGGCCTTTGAGCGGAAGAGCCTGGGGGGCGAGGTGCTCTCCGAGAACATCCAGTTCTTCGTGGAGCGGGCGGAGGCCCTGGGGTTTAGGGTGGTGGAGTAG
- the rplT gene encoding 50S ribosomal protein L20 codes for MPRAKTGVVRRRKHKKILKLAKGYWGLRSKSFRKARETLFAAGNYAYRDRKRKKRDFRRLWIVRINAACRQHGLNYSTFIHGLKKAGVELDRKVLADLAVREPQAFAELVAKAKAAQA; via the coding sequence ATGCCGCGCGCTAAGACCGGGGTTGTCCGCCGCAGAAAGCACAAGAAGATCCTCAAGCTGGCCAAGGGCTACTGGGGCCTGCGCTCCAAGAGCTTCCGCAAGGCGCGGGAGACCCTCTTCGCCGCCGGGAACTACGCCTACCGCGACCGCAAGCGGAAAAAGCGGGACTTTCGCAGGCTCTGGATCGTGCGCATCAACGCCGCCTGCCGCCAGCACGGCCTGAACTACTCCACCTTCATCCACGGCCTGAAGAAGGCGGGGGTGGAGCTGGACCGGAAGGTGCTGGCCGACCTGGCGGTGCGGGAGCCCCAGGCCTTCGCCGAGCTGGTGGCCAAGGCCAAGGCCGCCCAGGCCTAG
- a CDS encoding YggS family pyridoxal phosphate-dependent enzyme: MGLPEVLERIERACRRAGRDPRGVRLVAVTKGRSPEEIAEKVLRHGAFPLGESRVQEALKKMEVLQAEWHLIGPLQRNKAKFAPRFALLHSLDSLRLAEALEGVGAKAGVRLRVLVEVNLGREPQKHGFLEEELPEALARLKEMPHLEVLGLMTVPPIGPEGLVRPLFRRLSELADRYGLPERSMGMSEDFEWAVEEGATYVRVGRALFVD, translated from the coding sequence ATGGGCCTTCCCGAAGTCCTGGAACGCATAGAAAGGGCCTGCCGCCGCGCCGGGCGGGACCCTAGGGGGGTCCGGCTGGTGGCGGTGACCAAGGGGCGGAGCCCGGAGGAGATCGCCGAGAAGGTCCTCCGCCACGGGGCCTTCCCCTTGGGGGAAAGCCGGGTGCAGGAGGCCCTGAAGAAGATGGAGGTCCTCCAGGCGGAGTGGCACCTCATCGGCCCCCTTCAGCGCAACAAGGCCAAGTTCGCCCCCCGCTTCGCCCTCCTCCACTCCCTGGACTCCCTGCGCCTGGCGGAGGCCCTGGAGGGGGTGGGGGCCAAGGCGGGGGTGCGGCTTCGGGTGCTCGTAGAGGTGAACCTGGGCCGGGAGCCCCAGAAGCATGGCTTTTTGGAAGAGGAGCTCCCCGAGGCCCTGGCGCGCCTTAAGGAGATGCCCCACCTGGAGGTTCTTGGCCTCATGACCGTGCCCCCCATAGGCCCCGAGGGCCTGGTGCGCCCCCTTTTCAGGAGGCTTTCGGAGCTTGCCGACCGCTACGGCCTTCCCGAGCGCTCCATGGGCATGTCCGAGGACTTTGAGTGGGCGGTGGAGGAGGGGGCCACCTACGTGCGGGTGGGGCGGGCCCTTTTTGTAGACTGA
- a CDS encoding purine-nucleoside phosphorylase translates to MGVYEKIQEAVASIRKRTDFAPEVGIVLGSGLGPLAEEVEKVAEIPYAEIPHFPLSTAPGHAGRLILGRLEGKPVLVYKGRVHYYEGYSAEEVAFPVRVGYFLGAKTFLLTSAAGGLNPRFRAGGIMLHLDYINFAGANPLRGPNDERLGPRFPVMFEAYDPELIELARRVARAQDLHLFEGVYAWFMGPAFASRAELKLLRELGADAIGMSTVPEVIALRHLGARVLGLSTITDMAVPEREHHATEEEVLRVAEATGPVFRRLVRGILAAL, encoded by the coding sequence ATGGGCGTGTACGAGAAGATCCAGGAGGCGGTGGCCTCCATCCGCAAGCGGACGGACTTCGCCCCCGAGGTGGGGATCGTGCTGGGCTCGGGGCTTGGCCCCTTGGCGGAGGAGGTGGAGAAGGTGGCGGAGATCCCCTACGCCGAGATCCCCCACTTCCCCCTCTCCACCGCCCCCGGGCACGCGGGCCGGCTCATCCTGGGGCGCCTCGAGGGCAAACCCGTTCTCGTCTACAAGGGCCGGGTCCACTACTACGAGGGCTACAGCGCCGAGGAGGTGGCCTTCCCCGTGCGGGTGGGCTACTTCCTGGGGGCCAAGACCTTTCTCCTCACCTCCGCCGCTGGGGGGCTCAACCCCCGCTTCCGCGCAGGGGGCATCATGCTCCACCTGGACTACATCAACTTCGCCGGGGCGAACCCCCTAAGGGGCCCAAACGACGAGCGGCTAGGCCCCCGCTTCCCCGTGATGTTTGAGGCCTATGACCCCGAGCTTATAGAGCTTGCCCGCCGCGTGGCCCGCGCCCAGGACCTCCACCTCTTTGAGGGGGTGTACGCCTGGTTCATGGGGCCTGCCTTCGCCAGCCGGGCGGAGCTTAAGCTTTTAAGGGAGCTTGGGGCGGACGCCATCGGCATGTCCACCGTGCCCGAGGTCATCGCCTTGAGGCACCTTGGGGCCAGGGTCTTAGGCCTTTCCACCATCACCGACATGGCGGTGCCCGAGCGGGAGCACCACGCCACGGAGGAGGAGGTCCTGCGGGTGGCGGAGGCCACGGGGCCGGTATTCCGCCGCTTGGTGCGGGGGATCCTCGCCGCGCTCTGA
- a CDS encoding superoxide dismutase: MPYPFKLPELGYPYTALEPHIDAQTMEIHHQKHHGGYVNNLNAALEKYPYLHGVEVEVLLRHLAALPQDIQTAVRNNGGGHLNHSLFWELLTPGGAKEPVGELKKAIDEQFGGFQALKEKLTQAAMARFGSGWAWLVKDPFGKLHVLSTPNQDNPVMEGFTPIVGIDVWEHAYYLKYQNRRADYLQAVWNVINWDKAEAFYRK, translated from the coding sequence ATGCCGTACCCGTTTAAGCTGCCTGAGCTCGGTTACCCCTACACGGCCCTCGAGCCCCACATCGACGCCCAGACCATGGAGATCCACCACCAGAAACACCACGGGGGCTACGTGAACAACCTCAACGCCGCCCTGGAAAAGTACCCCTACCTGCACGGGGTGGAGGTGGAGGTCCTCCTCCGCCACCTCGCGGCCCTCCCCCAGGACATCCAGACCGCGGTGCGCAACAACGGGGGCGGCCACCTGAACCACAGCCTCTTCTGGGAGCTCCTCACCCCCGGGGGGGCCAAGGAGCCCGTGGGCGAGCTCAAGAAGGCCATTGACGAGCAGTTTGGGGGCTTCCAGGCCCTGAAGGAAAAGCTCACCCAGGCGGCCATGGCCCGCTTCGGCTCGGGCTGGGCCTGGCTCGTCAAGGACCCCTTCGGCAAGCTCCACGTCCTCTCCACCCCCAACCAGGACAACCCCGTGATGGAGGGCTTCACCCCCATCGTGGGCATCGACGTCTGGGAGCACGCCTACTACCTCAAGTACCAAAACCGCCGGGCGGACTACCTCCAGGCGGTCTGGAACGTGATCAACTGGGACAAGGCCGAGGCCTTCTACCGGAAGTAG
- the fumC gene encoding class II fumarate hydratase — protein sequence MEYRVEKDTMGEVRVPADRYWGAQTQRSLEHFKIGAWRFRMPLEIIRAYGLLKKAAARANLELGELPEEIARAIVQAAEEVAQGRLDDHFPLVVFQTGSGTQTNMNVNEVIANRASEILGKPLGSKYVHPNDHVNRGQSSNDTFPTAMYVAVALALRERLYPAAKALIQTLEEKARAFDGIVKIGRTHLMDAVPITLGQEVGSWAAQLKNTLSMVKEAEKGLHNLAIGGTAVGTGLNAHPRFGALVAQYLAEETGLPFRVAENRFAALAAHDELVQVMGALRTLAGALMKMGNDVRWLASGPYGGIGEIFIPANEPGSSIMPGKVNPTQVEALTMVVVRVFGNDLAVAFAGSQGNFQLNVYKPVMADAALESIKLLADAMESFNEHLAKGIEPNLERIEEHLQKNPMLATALNKAIGYDKAAEIVKKAIKEKKTLKQAALELGYLTEEEFDRWVEPLRLAKPHEGQ from the coding sequence ATGGAATACCGCGTGGAAAAGGACACCATGGGGGAGGTCAGGGTGCCCGCGGACCGCTACTGGGGGGCGCAGACCCAGCGCTCCTTGGAGCACTTCAAGATCGGGGCCTGGCGGTTCCGCATGCCCCTGGAGATCATCCGGGCCTATGGGCTTTTGAAAAAGGCCGCGGCCAGAGCCAACCTGGAGCTTGGGGAGCTTCCCGAGGAGATCGCCCGGGCCATCGTCCAGGCGGCGGAGGAGGTGGCCCAGGGGAGGCTGGACGACCACTTCCCCCTGGTGGTCTTCCAGACGGGCTCGGGCACCCAGACCAACATGAACGTCAACGAGGTCATCGCCAACCGGGCCTCGGAGATCCTGGGAAAGCCCTTGGGGAGCAAGTACGTCCACCCCAACGACCACGTGAACCGGGGCCAGAGCTCCAACGACACCTTCCCCACCGCCATGTACGTGGCCGTGGCCCTGGCCCTACGGGAAAGGCTTTACCCCGCGGCGAAGGCCCTCATCCAGACCCTGGAGGAAAAGGCCCGGGCCTTTGATGGGATCGTCAAGATCGGGCGCACCCACCTCATGGACGCGGTGCCCATCACCCTGGGGCAGGAGGTGGGGAGCTGGGCGGCCCAGCTCAAGAACACCCTCTCCATGGTGAAGGAGGCGGAAAAGGGCCTCCACAACCTGGCCATCGGGGGCACCGCGGTGGGCACGGGCCTCAACGCCCACCCCCGCTTCGGGGCGCTGGTGGCCCAGTACCTGGCGGAGGAAACCGGCCTCCCCTTCCGGGTAGCGGAGAACCGCTTCGCCGCCCTGGCCGCCCACGACGAGCTGGTGCAGGTGATGGGGGCCCTCCGAACCCTGGCCGGGGCCCTGATGAAGATGGGGAACGATGTGCGCTGGCTGGCCTCGGGGCCCTACGGGGGCATCGGGGAGATCTTCATCCCCGCCAACGAGCCGGGAAGCTCCATCATGCCGGGGAAGGTGAACCCCACCCAGGTGGAGGCCCTTACCATGGTGGTGGTGCGGGTCTTCGGGAACGACCTCGCGGTGGCCTTCGCCGGGAGCCAGGGGAACTTCCAGCTCAACGTCTACAAGCCGGTGATGGCGGACGCCGCCCTCGAGTCCATCAAGCTCCTCGCGGACGCCATGGAGTCCTTCAACGAGCACCTGGCCAAGGGAATTGAGCCCAACCTGGAGCGCATAGAGGAGCACCTCCAGAAAAACCCCATGCTGGCCACCGCCCTGAACAAGGCCATCGGCTACGACAAGGCGGCGGAGATCGTGAAGAAGGCCATCAAGGAGAAGAAGACCCTGAAGCAGGCGGCCCTGGAGCTCGGCTACCTCACGGAGGAGGAGTTTGACCGCTGGGTAGAGCCCCTGCGCCTGGCCAAGCCCCACGAGGGCCAGTAG